The Deinococcus radiotolerans genomic interval AAAACGGATGGTCAGGATGCCCCAGCCGCACATCAGGGCAACGACAAGCCAGATGCGCCAGGCCGGCGCGTTCATTGCGTGAACCTCATGCCGCTCAGGGTACGGGGTGAGGTGGGGGCCGGTGGTCCCGGCCCCGTTACAACCGGCCCAGCGTGGACGCCAGCGCGCGCTTGAGGGCCGCCTCGGCATTCAGGGTCCCCGACCCGCACGTGCGGTCAGGTTGCGGATCGCAGCGCCGGCCGGGGAAGGGCGTGGCGCTGCCCGTGAGGTACACGCGCAGCAGGGCCGGGCTCAGTCTGGGGCGCGCGCCCAGCAACAGGCTGGCCACACCCGTCACGTGCGGCGCAGCGAAACTCGTGCCGTTCGGGCTGCGCTGCCCACCCGGGCCGCTGATGCTCAGGCTGGGAATGCCGCGCGCAGCGTCCCCGCCGGGCGCGGCGAGCGCCACGCTGCGCCCCCAGTTGGCGTACGCGGGCCGCTGCCCCGCCTCGGTGACACTGGTCACGGTCAGCACGTTCCGGCAGCCCGCCGGGGAGTACCCGGCCGCGTCCTTCCCGTCATTTGCGGCGCCCGCAATCACCAGCGCGCCCTTCGCCGTGACGGCGTCCACCGCCGCCTGCACGCGCGCGTCACAGCCGGTGAGGGGAATGAAATCCGCGTACAGACTGAGATTCAGCAGCTTCGCAGGATTCGGATTCACCGGCGCGCCCGCCACCGGAATTCCGGCCGCCCACTTCAGGCCGTCCACGAGGTCCGGAACGGCAATGGTGCCCTCGGTATCGGCCACGCGGACATGCACGATCTTCGCCTGCGGATTGATGCCTGCCATGCCCCGCCCGTCATGCGCCGCGCCGATCAGGTTCGCGATGATCTCCGCGTGGTACGCGAACGCTCCGACCCCACTGGCGTCCGCGTCGCGGCCCGTGCCGTCCCCGGCGCGCTGCACGCTGCTCACGAAATCGTAGCCGTTCACGGCCCGCGCGCCCAACTCCGCGCTGGGCACAAACCCGGTGTCCAGCACCGCGACCGTGACCGGCGCTGACCGCTCCAGCGCCCACGCCTGCGGCATGCGAATCAACTGAAGATTCCACTGCCCCGCGAACAGCGGATCACTGGGCGTCACGGCCGCGGCCGGCGCGGTGGGCGTGACCGGGCGCGGCACGCTGGGGGCGGCACTGGGCGGCGCGATGGGCAGAATTTCCTCCAGCGGCTGCGGCAAGACTGGCGGGAGCGCCGGCGTGACGGACAGGGCCGGGCCCAGCAGCAGGGCGCCAAGCGCGGCGCGGAACAGGAGACGGGCAGTCATCCCCACAGTGTCGCCCGCCCCCCTGACGCGCGCCTGAGCGCCCCTTGACCAAACCTCCGAACAGCGCCCACCGCGACCAGACGGGGGAACGCTGCGATACCATCACCGGTATGACCGACCCGCTCCCCGGTGCCCCCCGCCACCCCACCGCGCGGCCCGTCGTGCTACTGACCGGGGCGTCCAGCGGGATCGGGCGGGCCACGGCCGTGGAACTCGCCAGCCTGGGCTACGCGCTCGTGCTGGCCGCGCGCCGCGCTGAGGACCTGCACGCCCTGG includes:
- a CDS encoding S8 family serine peptidase; amino-acid sequence: MTARLLFRAALGALLLGPALSVTPALPPVLPQPLEEILPIAPPSAAPSVPRPVTPTAPAAAVTPSDPLFAGQWNLQLIRMPQAWALERSAPVTVAVLDTGFVPSAELGARAVNGYDFVSSVQRAGDGTGRDADASGVGAFAYHAEIIANLIGAAHDGRGMAGINPQAKIVHVRVADTEGTIAVPDLVDGLKWAAGIPVAGAPVNPNPAKLLNLSLYADFIPLTGCDARVQAAVDAVTAKGALVIAGAANDGKDAAGYSPAGCRNVLTVTSVTEAGQRPAYANWGRSVALAAPGGDAARGIPSLSISGPGGQRSPNGTSFAAPHVTGVASLLLGARPRLSPALLRVYLTGSATPFPGRRCDPQPDRTCGSGTLNAEAALKRALASTLGRL